A genomic window from Elaeis guineensis isolate ETL-2024a chromosome 3, EG11, whole genome shotgun sequence includes:
- the LOC105034091 gene encoding UPF0481 protein At3g47200-like — MDERRPPTEADEQVALEINTPWLESIKLRAGMSLPRKSPAKPTIFRVPPIMRCGNQSAYEPKLVSIGPYHRGKSEDLKAMEQLKWRLLHNYLSKVPDGSKNEGLRKMKDLEKQARDCYSEVIDLDSDQFVEMLLLDGCFIVHLFIGIRDKILQEEELKSLLWDNVWFRNFIVADLLLLENQIPYFVIVHLLDALRMSRWNSSRLQKAAISLFIGFLPQPRHLKNQHPQLPSQGFGDVDHLLHLFHKWISSIPRLGNASGNCLSKVLPWCTNSSLSETPPSTVPTTTELTEAGVKIKVRKTPSFLDISFCNGVLEIPALEIDDATNLIFANLIALEQCCRRHGMDVTHHTLFVDDIINTPRDVELLHRKGIIHRCLGADEDIASLFNKLGNGVVCNSDSHLKDVYKDLNAYCQSRWPRWRAKAVHDYFKNPWAIISLVAAVLLLGLTILQSVYTILDYYKN, encoded by the coding sequence ATGGATGAAAGAAGACCACCGACAGAAGCCGACGAACAGGTCGCCTTGGAGATCAATACACCATGGTTGGAATCTATCAAACTTAGAGCGGGAATGTCGTTGCCGAGAAAATCCCCAGCCAAGCCAACCATCTTCAGAGTCCCGCCGATCATGCGATGCGGCAATCAGAGTGCCTACGAGCCCAAACTGGTCTCCATCGGCCCCTACCATCGTGGCAAGTCCGAGGACTTGAAGGCCATGGAGCAGCTCAAGTGGCGGCTACTACACAACTATCTCTCCAAAGTTCCGGACGGGAGCAAGAACGAGGGCCTAAgaaagatgaaggatttggagaaACAGGCCCGGGACTGCTACTCGGAGGTGATCGACTTGGATAGCGATCAGTTTGTGGAGATGCTGCTGCTTGATGGATGTTTCATCGTCCATTTATTTATTGGGATCCGTGACAAGATTCTGCAAGAGGAGGAGCTCAAATCGCTGTTATGGGATAACGTGTGGTTCCGAAATTTCATCGTTGCTGACTTGCTGCTGCTCGAAAATCAAATTCCTTATTTCGTTATCGTTCATCTTCTTGATGCGCTGAGGATGTCACGGTGGAATAGCTCCCGCCTTCAAAAGGCCGCCATCTCCCTGTTCATTGGTTTTCTCCCACAGCCACGGCATTTGAAAAATCAGCACCCGCAGCTGCCCTCCCAGGGCTTCGGGGATGTGGATCATTTACTCCACTTGTTCCACAAATGGATCTCGAGTATTCCAAGGTTGGGGAACGCGAGTGGGAATTGTCTCTCCAAGGTATTGCCATGGTGTACCAATTCCTCGCTTTCAGAAACACCCCCATCGACTGTCCCCACCACAACTGAACTTACAGAGGCTGGAGTGAAGATCAAGGTGAGAAAGACACCAAGCTTTCTCGACATTTCATTCTGTAACGGGGTGCTGGAAATCCCGGCCCTTGAGATTGATGATGCAACAAACTTGATTTTCGCAAACCTCATCGCTTTGGAGCAATGTTGCCGTAGACATGGGATGGACGTTACTCATCATACCTTGTTCGTGGATGACATCATCAACACCCCAAGAGATGTGGAATTGCTCCACCGAAAAGGGATCATTCACCGATGTCTTGGTGCTGACGAGGACATTGCATCTCTCTTCAACAAACTTGGCAATGGTGTTGTTTGCAATTCAGATAGCCACCTTAAGGATGTGTACAAAGATTTGAATGCTTATTGCCAGTCGAGATGGCCTAGGTGGCGTGCCAAAGCTGTGCATGACTATTTCAAAAATCCATGGGCGATCATTTCATTAGTAGCAGCTGTCCTTCTCCTTGGGCTCACTATTCTCCAATCAGTCTATACTATTCTAGATTACTACAAAAACTGA